One window of the Chanos chanos chromosome 11, fChaCha1.1, whole genome shotgun sequence genome contains the following:
- the aip gene encoding AH receptor-interacting protein: MEETAVKLNAEGIQKKVIAPGRGELSTFPDGTKVRFHYRTSLCDGAVLDDSRTMGGRSKPMELILGKKFKLAVWERVVITMREGEVAEFTCDVKHTALYPLVSQSLRNISVGKDPLEGQRHCCGIAQIHSHHSLGHADLDQLQANPQPLVFTIELLEVLPPGSFQLETWAMTDKEKLEAVPQIHEEGNALYKSGDIAAAAEKYYSAIACLKNLQMKERPGDENWIKLDQMITPLLLNYCQCKLIQGQYYEVLDHCSSLINKYGDNVKAYFKRGKAHAAVWNEAEARADFARVMELDPTLASSVAKELRGLEERLREKQKEEKGRYKNLFGYSGNAPATATTG, from the exons ATGGAGGAAACAGCAGTCAAGCTTAATGCGGAGGGTATTCAGAAAAAAGTGATCGCTCCTGGACGTGGAGAGCTCTCAACCTTTCCAGATGGAACAAAG GTGAGGTTTCATTACCGCACCAGCCTGTGCGATGGGGCGGTGCTGGACGACTCCCGGACGATGGGTGGGCGGAGCAAGCCCATGGAGCTCATCCTGGGCAAGAAGTTTAAACTGGCCGTATGGGAGCGCGTGGTCATCACCATGAGGGAGGGCGAGGTCGCAGAATTCACCTGTGACGTCAAG CACACGGCTCTGTACCCGCTGGTCTCCCAGTCTCTGCGGAACATCAGCGTGGGGAAAGACCCGCTGGAGGGACAGAGGCACTGCTGTGGCATCGCCCAGATCCACTCTCACCACTCTCTGGGCCACGCCGACCTGGACCAGCTCCAGGCCAATCCCCAGCCGCTGGTCTTCACCATAGAGCTGCTAGAG GTTCTGCCCCCGGGGTCTTTCCAGTTGGAGACCTGGGCCATGACGGACAAGGAGAAGCTGGAGGCTGTGCCACAGATCCACGAAGAGGGGAACGCGCTCTATAAGAGCGGAGATATCGCCGCAGCCGCCGAAAAATACTACAGTGCCATCGCCTGCCTGAAAAACCTACAGATGAAG GAGCGTCCCGGTGATGAGAACTGGATTAAACTGGACCAGATGATCACTCCGCTCCTACTCAACTACTGCCAGTGCAAACTGATCCAGGGTCAGTACTATGAGGTTCTGGACCACTGCTCGTCCCTCATCAACAAGTATGGAG aTAACGTGAAGGCGTATTTCAAGCGCGGCAAAGCCCACGCCGCCGTCTGGAACGAGGCGGAGGCCAGGGCGGACTTTGCCAGAGTGATGGAGCTGGACCCCACGCTGGCGTCCTCCGTGGCCAAGGAGCTGCGAGGCCTGGAGGAGCGTCTCCGcgagaaacagaaggaggagaaaggacGCTACAAGAACCTGTTCGGCTACAGCGGCAATGCTCCCGCCACGGCAACCACG GGCTGA
- the sod3b gene encoding extracellular superoxide dismutase [Cu-Zn] encodes MKSYHSSLLLVAILFSLHVHLGDQRSTQAHPPEHQEFGGSLYATCKMRPNSQLTPGMPRIYGQVLFKQEGASKKLRVSFRLHGFQDSDVQPRAIHIHQYGDLSEGCTSTGGHYNPFGVNHPNHPGDFGNFIPRNGKIRQSLDSSATLYGGLSVLGRSVVVHEKEDDLGLGGDAGSLLHGNAGGRLACCVIGISTPKLWKKYQQ; translated from the coding sequence ATGAAGAGCTATCACAGTTCCCTGTTGCTGGTGGCTATATTATTTAGTCTCCACGTGCACCTCGGTGACCAACGGTCAACTCAAGCTCATCCACCAGAACATCAAGAATTCGGCGGATCTCTCTATGCTACCTGCAAAATGCGACCCAACTCCCAGCTGACACCTGGCATGCCTCGAATATACGGGCAGGTGCTTTTCAAACAAGAGGGTGCAAGCAAAAAGCTCAGGGTGTCTTTCAGACTTCATGGTTTCCAGGACTCCGATGTCCAGCCCCGTGCTATCCACATCCACCAGTATGGTGACCTGAGTGAGGGCTGCACCTCTACTGGTGGTCATTACAATCCATTTGGCGTGAACCACCCAAACCATCCCGGGGACTTCGGGAATTTTATCCCTCGAAACGGAAAAATCCGTCAGTCCTTGGATTCTAGTGCCACGCTCTACGGAGGCTTGTCGGTGCTCGGGAGGTCTGTGGTTGTTCACGAGAAGGAGGACGATCTGGGCCTGGGTGGCGATGCTGGGAGTCTCCTGCACGGGAATGCTGGAGGCAGACTGGCGTGTTGTGTCATTGGTATCAGCACGCCCAAGTTATGGAAGAAATACCAGCAATAA